Below is a window of Candidatus Eisenbacteria bacterium DNA.
CAGAGGACCCGAAATCCAGAGATGGCCGGCCAGCGGAGGAATGATGCTACGCCTGTCCCCGGTCCCGACACCATCATGATTTCATGTTCGGTCACCCGACCCCTGTGCTGATCCGATGAGGCGCCTTCCCTCGCTCGACGAGCTGACGCTCGCCGCCCGGGCGGCCTTCGGCCGTTTCCCGGAGACCGTGTCGGCCGGGATGATCTGCGCGCTGGTGGGCGTGATCGCCATTCGTCCGGACAAGCAGGTCCAGGGCCATTGGATCGAGCTCCTGGTCACGCTGGCGCTCGCCATCCCGCTGACCTTTGCCATCGCGACCGCGTCCGAGAACGGCGTCCTCCACCGGCGCGCGCGTCGCATCTCGATGCTGGTCGTGGTGTTCGTGCTCACGCTCGTCTTCCTCTCCTCGTACGCGCAGAGCACGGAGCTCTTCACCATCCATCTGGCGCTCGCCGCATTGGCGTCGCACCTCCTCGTGGCGTTCCTTCCCTATCTCGGCCGCGGGAGCGATGACGCCTTCTGGGATTACAACCAGGGTTTGTTCATCCGCTTCCTGCTCAGCGTCGTCTACTCGGCGTTCGTGTTCGTCGGGATCGCGGTGGCCATGGCCACCGTCCAGTATCTGTTCTCGCTGAAGATCCCCGGCACCGCGTACTTCCGGCTGTGGATCGTGGTGGCATTCGCGTTCAACACCTGGGTGTTCTGCGGCGGCATCGACGATCCGCTTCCGGGCGGACCGTCGCCGGTGTACCCGCGGGCGCTCCGGATCCTGACCCAGTACATCCTCATCCCGCTGGTGACGCTGTACCTCCTGATCCTCTACGGCTACCTGATCCAGATCGTGATCCAGCGTGAGTGGCCGCGCGGCACCGTGGGCTATCTGGTGAGCGGCTTCTCCGTGCTCGGCATGCTCGCGCTGCTCTTCGTCCATCCCATTCGCGAGGCCAGCGAGAGCCGCTGGGTGCGTGCCTACGCGCGCAGCTTCTATCTCTCGCTGTTTCCGCTCGTCGCGCTGCTGATCCTGGGCACCTGGCGGCGACTGTCGGAGTACGGGCTCACCGAGAAGCGCTATCTGCTGCTGGGG
It encodes the following:
- a CDS encoding DUF4153 domain-containing protein, translating into MRRLPSLDELTLAARAAFGRFPETVSAGMICALVGVIAIRPDKQVQGHWIELLVTLALAIPLTFAIATASENGVLHRRARRISMLVVVFVLTLVFLSSYAQSTELFTIHLALAALASHLLVAFLPYLGRGSDDAFWDYNQGLFIRFLLSVVYSAFVFVGIAVAMATVQYLFSLKIPGTAYFRLWIVVAFAFNTWVFCGGIDDPLPGGPSPVYPRALRILTQYILIPLVTLYLLILYGYLIQIVIQREWPRGTVGYLVSGFSVLGMLALLFVHPIREASESRWVRAYARSFYLSLFPLVALLILGTWRRLSEYGLTEKRYLLLGFGLWIAGVALYFLLSRRRDIRVIPVSLCAVAVLASFGPWGAASMSRGDQLARLRSTLERHGLLRGGKAQIAKAPVGFVTRKSISASLDYLTRVHRAAGLTGWFKPEALRELPPRGEISAAQLMSAMGLVYVAPWQSQHEGFSFYPHTRVSDTLTAVTLGGYHAMTTINFFRSIANSPSKTLWLDGRRFEVTFDREGVLAIRGDSVSVSLPVAPLAWRLRSRYPSMQVPPSIAEMTVEAEGQGLDARLVAWGMNGTVEVDSTSLGDSKIEVNQLEGALFFRLR